Proteins encoded in a region of the Osmerus mordax isolate fOsmMor3 chromosome 17, fOsmMor3.pri, whole genome shotgun sequence genome:
- the LOC136960145 gene encoding TBC1 domain family member 15-like isoform X1, producing MATSANFKVVFEKEGVFMHTDPEIIDGQDSLTSGRLQVIDKSGEVVVELNPEEDHTPSSRKLETQLSCEAEWDLLNAVYYRKSPEPCSTETGVPKQAFCFSLSVLDSIRVKEEGWSYLELTLKDYNKTAPKNHSSQTHTLHFHQGGCQAFLDTLRRYVALIPSPSDESRLQVKSHGAAMAQSFENLLDDATFGLLQKFKEDPITATMGGLSKVTHYLFDAFKGPDTELHEGPAEELFQGLDAELQQGPARGSSDLLSDHLPGLDFNQQEEPGFEVITRVDLSSRPRVLRRDPVTEEEWSVYMDQQGRLTDVDKLKHGIFRGGLSPGMRKEGWRFLLGYFPWDSTLEERTSLTRRKTDEYFRMKLQWRSVSEKQQRRNTRLRDHRNQIEKDVNRTDRTHRFYEGDQENPGLILLHDILMTYCMYDFDLGYVQGMSDLLSPILYVMENEVEAFWCFISYMQQLHHNFEEQMHGMKTQLSQLGTLLRLLDPTFWNYLEAEDSGYLYFCFRWLLIRFKREFIFCDVLRLWEVMWTGLPCQNFHLLVCCAILDAEKHTIMNEGYGFNDILKHINDLAMKLDLEVVLARAEVFYEQLSTCEDISVVEILGLDKEPESTELVHTPRPPEAQTPGTGGTEVPEPSQSTELGFPEPSTEQQDPVADRTPDSSTPLREAGRDIYKLAYIS from the exons AGTGGGGAAGTAGTGGTGGAGTTAAATCCAGAGGAAGACCATACCCCCTCCAGTAGGAAGCTTGAGACTCAGCTGAGCTGTGAGGCAGAATGGGATCTGCTCAATGCTGTTTACTATAGGAAGAGTCCAGAGCCCTGCAGCACTGAAACAG GTGTGCCCAAGCAGGCTTTTTGTTTTAGTCTGAGTGTCCTGGACTCTATCAGAGTGAAGGAAGAGGGCTGGTCCTACCTTGAACTCACCCTGAAGGACTACAACAAAACAGCCCCGAAGAACCACAGTTCCCAGACTCATACCCTCCACTTTCACCAAGGAGGATGCCAGGCCTTCCTGGATACCCTGAGGAGATATGTAGCACTCATTCC gtCTCCCAGTGATGAGTCTCGTCTCCAGGTCAAGTCCCATGGAGCTGCTATGGCCCAGTCCTTTGAGAACCTGCTGGACGACGCAACTTTTGGACTCCTCCAG AAATTCAAAGAAGACCCAATAACTGCAACAATGGGAGGCCTTTCCAAAGTCACCCACTACCTCTTTGACGCCTTCAAAGGCCCAGACACGGAGCTCCATGAAGGGCCTGCTGAGGAACTATTCCAGGGCCTAGATGCAGAGCTGCAGCAGGGGCCTGCCAGAGGGTCCTCAGACCTGCTGAGTGATCATCTCCCAGGTCTGGACTTTAACCAACAGGAAGAGCCGGGCTTTGAGGTCATCACCAGG GTGGACCTGTCTTCCAGGCCCCGGGTGCTGCGGAGGGACCCGGTgacggaggaggagtggagcgtCTACATGGACCAGCAGGGACGACTCACTGACGTCGACAAACTCAAACACGGCATCTTCAGAGGG ggcCTGAGTCCTGGCATGAGGAAGGAGGGTTGGAGATTTCTTCTGGGGTACTTCCCCTGGGACAGCACTCTGGAGGAGAGAACCAGCTTAACCAGGAGGAAGAC tgatgAGTACTTTAGGATGAAGCTGCAGTGGAGGTCAGTGAGTGAGAAGCAGCAGAGACGGAACACCAGGCTGAGAGACCATCGAAATCAGATAG AGAAGGATGTGAACAGAACAGATAGAACTCACCGGTTCTACGAGGGGGACCAGGAGAACCCAGGCCTCATCCTGCTGCACGACATCCTCATGACCTACTGCATGTACGACTTTGACCTGG gGTATGTGCAGGGCATGAGTGACCTGTTGTCCCCTATCCTCTACGTGATGGAGAACGAGGTGGAGGCGTTCTGGTGCTTCATCTCCTACATGCAGCAGctg caccaCAACTTTGAAGAGCAAATGCACGGCATGAAGACTCAGCTAAGCCAGCTTGGCACGTTGCTACGCTTACTGGACCCCACATTCTGGAACTACCTGG aggcagaggatTCTGGGTACCTGTACTTCTGTTTCCGCTGGCTGCTGATTCGCTTCAAGAGAGAGTTCATCTTCTGTGACGTGCTGCGACTTTGGGAG gtcatgTGGACAGGCCTGCCTTGCCAGAACTTTCACTTGCTGGTGTGTTGTGCCATACTGGATGCAGAGAAGCACACCATCATGAACGAAGGATATGGCTTCAATGACATCCTCAAG CACATCAATGACCTGGCAATGAAGCTGGACCTGGAGGTGGTTTTGGCCAGGGCCGAGGTCTTCTATGAGCAGCTCAGCACCTGTGAG GACATCTCAGTGGTGGAGATCCTGGGTTTGGACAAAGAACCAGAATCAACAGAACTAGTCCATACACCAAGGCCCCCTGAAGCACAGACACCAGGGACAGGCGGGACAGAGGTTCCAGAACCTTCTCAGTCCACAGAACTGGGCTTTCCAGAACCGTCCACAGAGCAACAGGATCCGGTCGCAGACCGCACCCCGGACAGCAGCACACCTCTCCGCGAGGCCGGACGCGACATCTACAAACTAGCCTACATATCATAG
- the LOC136960145 gene encoding TBC1 domain family member 15-like isoform X2 produces the protein MATSANFKVVFEKEGVFMHTDPEIIDGQDSLTSGRLQVIDKSGEVVVELNPEEDHTPSSRKLETQLSCEAEWDLLNAVYYRKSPEPCSTETGVPKQAFCFSLSVLDSIRVKEEGWSYLELTLKDYNKTAPKNHSSQTHTLHFHQGGCQAFLDTLRRYVALIPSPSDESRLQVKSHGAAMAQSFENLLDDATFGLLQVDLSSRPRVLRRDPVTEEEWSVYMDQQGRLTDVDKLKHGIFRGGLSPGMRKEGWRFLLGYFPWDSTLEERTSLTRRKTDEYFRMKLQWRSVSEKQQRRNTRLRDHRNQIEKDVNRTDRTHRFYEGDQENPGLILLHDILMTYCMYDFDLGYVQGMSDLLSPILYVMENEVEAFWCFISYMQQLHHNFEEQMHGMKTQLSQLGTLLRLLDPTFWNYLEAEDSGYLYFCFRWLLIRFKREFIFCDVLRLWEVMWTGLPCQNFHLLVCCAILDAEKHTIMNEGYGFNDILKHINDLAMKLDLEVVLARAEVFYEQLSTCEDISVVEILGLDKEPESTELVHTPRPPEAQTPGTGGTEVPEPSQSTELGFPEPSTEQQDPVADRTPDSSTPLREAGRDIYKLAYIS, from the exons AGTGGGGAAGTAGTGGTGGAGTTAAATCCAGAGGAAGACCATACCCCCTCCAGTAGGAAGCTTGAGACTCAGCTGAGCTGTGAGGCAGAATGGGATCTGCTCAATGCTGTTTACTATAGGAAGAGTCCAGAGCCCTGCAGCACTGAAACAG GTGTGCCCAAGCAGGCTTTTTGTTTTAGTCTGAGTGTCCTGGACTCTATCAGAGTGAAGGAAGAGGGCTGGTCCTACCTTGAACTCACCCTGAAGGACTACAACAAAACAGCCCCGAAGAACCACAGTTCCCAGACTCATACCCTCCACTTTCACCAAGGAGGATGCCAGGCCTTCCTGGATACCCTGAGGAGATATGTAGCACTCATTCC gtCTCCCAGTGATGAGTCTCGTCTCCAGGTCAAGTCCCATGGAGCTGCTATGGCCCAGTCCTTTGAGAACCTGCTGGACGACGCAACTTTTGGACTCCTCCAG GTGGACCTGTCTTCCAGGCCCCGGGTGCTGCGGAGGGACCCGGTgacggaggaggagtggagcgtCTACATGGACCAGCAGGGACGACTCACTGACGTCGACAAACTCAAACACGGCATCTTCAGAGGG ggcCTGAGTCCTGGCATGAGGAAGGAGGGTTGGAGATTTCTTCTGGGGTACTTCCCCTGGGACAGCACTCTGGAGGAGAGAACCAGCTTAACCAGGAGGAAGAC tgatgAGTACTTTAGGATGAAGCTGCAGTGGAGGTCAGTGAGTGAGAAGCAGCAGAGACGGAACACCAGGCTGAGAGACCATCGAAATCAGATAG AGAAGGATGTGAACAGAACAGATAGAACTCACCGGTTCTACGAGGGGGACCAGGAGAACCCAGGCCTCATCCTGCTGCACGACATCCTCATGACCTACTGCATGTACGACTTTGACCTGG gGTATGTGCAGGGCATGAGTGACCTGTTGTCCCCTATCCTCTACGTGATGGAGAACGAGGTGGAGGCGTTCTGGTGCTTCATCTCCTACATGCAGCAGctg caccaCAACTTTGAAGAGCAAATGCACGGCATGAAGACTCAGCTAAGCCAGCTTGGCACGTTGCTACGCTTACTGGACCCCACATTCTGGAACTACCTGG aggcagaggatTCTGGGTACCTGTACTTCTGTTTCCGCTGGCTGCTGATTCGCTTCAAGAGAGAGTTCATCTTCTGTGACGTGCTGCGACTTTGGGAG gtcatgTGGACAGGCCTGCCTTGCCAGAACTTTCACTTGCTGGTGTGTTGTGCCATACTGGATGCAGAGAAGCACACCATCATGAACGAAGGATATGGCTTCAATGACATCCTCAAG CACATCAATGACCTGGCAATGAAGCTGGACCTGGAGGTGGTTTTGGCCAGGGCCGAGGTCTTCTATGAGCAGCTCAGCACCTGTGAG GACATCTCAGTGGTGGAGATCCTGGGTTTGGACAAAGAACCAGAATCAACAGAACTAGTCCATACACCAAGGCCCCCTGAAGCACAGACACCAGGGACAGGCGGGACAGAGGTTCCAGAACCTTCTCAGTCCACAGAACTGGGCTTTCCAGAACCGTCCACAGAGCAACAGGATCCGGTCGCAGACCGCACCCCGGACAGCAGCACACCTCTCCGCGAGGCCGGACGCGACATCTACAAACTAGCCTACATATCATAG